A window of Hordeum vulgare subsp. vulgare chromosome 5H, MorexV3_pseudomolecules_assembly, whole genome shotgun sequence genomic DNA:
ACATAATCAGATGTGATTAACACGCAACATAGTCAACACACATACAACATAACCACGGAGTCAATGCTTTTATATCTTCGCCACACATACAACATAACCAAGATGCACATTTTTTAGGACTTTTTCCTGATTTTTTTGTTGCAATTCTTAAACTGAATTTTTTGAAAGCGGCAATTCATAGAATGCTGATGCACAATGAACAGAGGACAAACGGTGATGCAGTGCTCAAATTGCTGCATATCTAAATAGATAGGGAACAGAGGACAGAAATTCAGGAACATGGCACACTCAAATTGATGCATGCTTGTATGAAGCTAGTGTTTGTTTGCAACTTACCTAAGCATGCGAGGAGCTAGCCCAGGAGCCATCAGCAGAGAAGACATGAGGATTGTGGAGCTCCCCTGCAGCTCCAGACCGGAGAATCCGCGTGCTGGCGAGTATTGAGGCTGATTTGCCTGCTTGTTGCTGGATGGAGCACCGGAGCTTTTGATCCATGGCAGCGGCAACATAGATCGCACGATATGGTGACTTGCCATGGCGCGGGGAGGGTCGACTTGCTGCAATAGACGACGGAGTTGCTCTGCACGACGGCGATGGTTGAGGAGGTGGATGCGGAGGAGCCGCAGAGGAGGAGGTGTCATCGGGGATCTCATCCTCGCCCTGCTTCGGGCAAGTGCACATGAGTTGCAGAGGAGGTGGGGATTTTGCTTCCACCTCTCGCTTCATTCTTTTGTCCGGACACATGTCGGCAATTTTGCAACCCCATCGTAATTACAAATCAACGGTTGTTCTCACGGCTGTTAAGACACAATTTAGCATTTGAATGACGTGTAGCAGGCGTTTTAAAAATTGATATCAGAACCACCTAAATGTCGGTTCTTTTGGCCGGCTTAAAAAATAAGTTGCCTCTCCCCAACTTAAAAAAATAAACCGCTCCCAAAATTTGTCTAGGCTTCTAAATTAGTTATCCCCTAACTAGTTCAAAAGCCCCAATGAATAAGGGAGACATATTTATTTATGGACAACACTACGCAGCGGCGCTGCACCTGCGTCTTGTCGTGCGGCGGCGAGCTAATTACCATCCTAATGAAACAATAAATTTGCTTTATTAATGAGATTACTTTAAAAAAGCATTGAGATGCTGTGGCCGAACCCTTCTCTCTTGttcatgcatgcatacatgtaagcAATGATGTGATCAAGATTCCCTTTGATATTTGAAATTCAAAAGGTTTTATCTACAAAatcgttaattcaatcgatgatccgctttaaccattgactttctcgcgacgagttcttcgaaactagatcccatgtcgacatgtttcatcaactattttttttcgttcatacttgccacattttttgacccacttgccatattattaaccacttacttgcctgagaaaaataacttaattgatactttttaatgttgtttcgtaCAAAGACTTGTAGGagttttcattatacatgatataaaagcatgtcataggttgtgtttgccaatttaaatatgccaacttatcatatttacatacaactttgtcAAAAAACTATTTTATGTGCTTGTTAGTTTTAACTATGCCGAGTTGTTatatttacaaacgatgaccAAAACAAACTTTTTCTTGTCACCAATTTAAAATATGTTGAATTGTCATATTTTTGCGCGTAATCGCCTAAAAATAGTTGGTTGTGCTTGTCAatttgattatgtcgagatgtcatatttatttCTAAAAATATGACGATTAAGTTAatttttatcagacaagtaagtacttactaatatgacaagtaagtacaACAAATATGGTAAGTACGAGaaaaaaaaagttgtcgaaacatatcgacatgggatctagttttgaagatttcgtcgaaacaaagtcaacggcGAAAACAGATCATCAATCGAATTAacgatttaagagataaaagtttttgaattccagTCATTTAAAACGAATTTAatgacatcattgcatgcatacatgcatgacgaaGCGTAGCACTGTATTGTTTCGTGAGACAAAAAAAATTACACCACCTAATCACCCGTCAAGGAATTAAGTGTGGctctaaaaaaaaggaaaaacaaatcgGACGTGAGTGGAGAGCCATCGCATCGGGAGGCACTGATGCGCACACTGCAGATTAGATTTtctctttatttattttaagctGGCAAAACAACTGGGCctaaatatttatttattttaagctgGCAAAACAACTGGGTCTAAATGGCCTCTCTTCGCAGCTGTTAGCGACCCTCCTCCGAATTATTTCCGCTCGGAAATCCTAAAATAGTCCATGGGATTGGGTCTCACGGTGGCCACCCTCCAAAGGATTAACTGTCAGTCAGCGATCCTCCCCGAATTGTTTCCGCTTGTGCGATCCTCCTTGCCGTCATCAgctgaaaaaaaggaaaaatcctCCTTGTTCTCGACGCGGTCTCCGCTCTCCTCTCTTTCTCCCCGTTCTCCAGAGAATCCGAGACTTTGACACCCGCATCAAAGACACCGCCTCCTCAGCTTCCTCTCCCTTATTCCGACTCCATAACACGTGCGTGCCTCGGCCGCCACTTTCCCTGCTCTCCTCGATTACTTCcctcggcgtcggcgtcggcgtcggcgtcggcgtgcGCCTTCCTCTCCGCCGGCGCCTGCACAGTAACTACAAGAGAGGTGCGTTTCTTGGAATTCGATCATGGTGATTTCCCTTGCTTCTTCTGTCGGGGTTAGGTACAGTACGTCTGTATTTTACGTACTTAGGTATAAAAATGATGATGGTTGGCGGGTGATGTCGACTGCCAATGAtccgagaaaaaaaatctctcttTTTTCCTGCCAAAAGAAAGCCCCCTACCCCTACTCACATGATTTGTCCTGTTGCTCTACCATGGTTTCACATGTTCTGTTGCTTTCTACTAGCACCCAGATAAATAACACCTTTTTTTGTGAGGCTGTGCATATGACAACttgttcaaaaaaaaataaggagCAAAAAAATTCAGCTGCTTGCTTTGTCCCCTCCCCTGTAGTGAAGGGGGATTCTTgccttttccttttttattacTCTCTGATGATAGCATCTCGATCATAAAATTCAATTTAACGGTTGAGTTGCCGTTGGAAAATTTGTCAGCCCCCGATTTACAATCTGTTACCATCATCTTTACTGATGGCAGGATAGGACCTTTCTCACAGGGCTTTGTATACTCACCAGTCACCACTGTAAGCCATGGCTCTAGCATCGCCGGTGGACTATGCTGGCACATTCACTTCAAGTCAGAAGCACCACAGTTTTGTGATGCCAGGGTGCAATGGTTTGCGATGTAGTACTATTGGATTTGGAAATAAATCAAGAGCAGCAGGTCACTTGGTCGTCAGAGCCATGTCCATGGATCGCCCAAAACTGGACTTTTCGAATTCGAATTGGAAGGATCAATTCCAAGAGGATTTCGATAGGCGGTTCAGTTTGCCGCATTTGACAGATATAATTGATGTGGAATCGAGGCCGACGACATTTTCTCTCAAGAGCAGGTATCCATTTCTGTCTAACACATTTGTCTTGGTCTATGCTACTGGTGATCAAACTAGACCTCTTTAGGATTTTTGTGATGTTTGCTTTGTCCACAACCAGGGCCCCTCTGGAGAATGTTACTGGTTCTTCCGAAGAGTCGTGGAACGGTTATGTTAATGACGACGACAGAGCCCTTTTGAAGGTATGCTTCTTCATCGAGTGATCAAGATACTAGACATGGATCAACTCCACAGCAATTACTTCAATAGTTTCTTTGGCTGTCTGAATATAGTTTGAACTTTTAACATAAATGTAGTATGCTCCATTGTTTGCACTTTCGCTATTAGGTAATGTGTGTATGATAGACTTCAATTACAATGTCTATGTGTGCAGCATCAAGGTAAATGTAGTAAAATCTCTCATTACAAAGTTGTTGATTCTTCAGGTTATCAAGTTTGCCTCACCAACgtctgctggagctgactgcattGACCCTGATTGCAGCTGGGTTGAACAATGGTGACAAACACTCTGCACAATTTCTAGTGTTGACTTGTGCCAAATTATTTTCCTCTCACACAAACTCGTGTCTTTTCCAGGGTGCACCGGGCAGGCCCACGTAAACAAATATATTTTGAGCCTCAGTGCGTAAAGGCTGGAATTGTAACTTGTGGCGGGCTTTGCCCTGGTCTCAATGATGTCATCCGGCAGGTAGATTAGAACTTTACGAGTTGATCTCTGACTGTCCGCACTGATAAACGAAAGATTAATAGTACCTTATGATCATATCTTCTGAAAATTCTCTCGAAGAAACACAATTCCCAATTTGAACGGTGTCGTGCTTGCACTCTTGACTCTTGTAGATTGTGCTTACGCTTGAAAAATACGGAGTGAAAAACATTGTTGGGATACAGCATGGTTTCCGTGGATTTTTTGAAGATCATTTAGCGGAAGTGCCGGTAAGGATTCTTTGTACATACATTATAAAGTACAATCTGGAAACTTTGGTAACCGTCCTGATGTAAGTTTGTGGCTCTTTTACTTCATCCAGCTTAATAGACATGTGGTCCAAAATATCAATCTTGCTGGTGGCAGCTTCTTAGGAGTGTCTCGTGGCGGGGCAAGCATTTCAGATATTGTCGACAGCATCCAGGCATGTACATGCAATTCCGGTATGCTGCAAAAATATGTTTACTACAAGGTGGTACGTTGAAGACTTATCTAACTTGATTTCTGAAAATCCACATTCAGGCCAGGAGGCTTGACATGCTCTTTGTACTAGGCGGAAATGGAACTCATGCTGGAGCTGATGCTATACATGACGAGGTATGTTAATTTATGTCTTCCTTGCATCAGAGAAAGACATGTATTTTCTTCAGCTCCTAGACTAGATTGTACCAAAAACTGAAAGTGCATACTACTGATGGTTGCATACTCATTTGTCTGTCTGTTTCTTTTGGAGAAAACTAGTGCCGCAAGAGGAAACTGAAAGTGTCGATTATCGGTGTCCCAAAAACAATTGATAATGACATACTACTGATGGACAAGACATTTGGATTTGATACTGCAGTGGAGGCAGCACAAAGAGCTATCAACTCTGCATATATTGAGGTGATCCATTTTAGCAACCTCTCAGACTCTCATGCTACATATCTGCAAGCGGGCAGTAGAATATATTGTCGCATTGGTTGCCCCTCAAATGGAAACTGTATTTGTGGTTGACGCTCTATGGTCAGGCACATTCTGCGTTTCATGGCATCGGATTGGTCAAGCTGATGGGAAGAAGCAGCGGATTTATCACAATGCATGCATCCCTGTCAAGCGGGCAGGTCGACATTTGCCTGATACCTGAGGTACCAAACTGTTCAACTTGTGATGTGTATGCCATTCCAACTCACTATACCCCTCTCCTCTGGCTGATTTAATACGTGGTAATCCAAATGAAGGTACCATTCACCCTCGATGGACCAAACGGAGTTCTTCGGCACCTTGAGCACTTGATAGAGACCAAGGGGTTTGCTCTGATGtgtgttgccgaaggtgctgggcaGGTAAGATTACCTTCACATGCAAGATGGGGACTTAACTGCCAGCATGAGGAGTGGTTTACCAAGGATCTCTCGAATCAGGGATGAGCACATCAATTGAGAAGCATGCAGTATTTTCTGTTCTGTTTCAAGAATTATGATGTGAGAGATGATATTGCGATATGTTTCCAGGAGTATTTGCAGAGGTCGAACGCAACTGATGCTTCAGGGAACATGGTTCTTGGCGACATCGGCGCGCACCTTCAACAGAAGGTTGGTCCAAATCATTCGGCGTTCTTCACCGTGATGCTGTGAATGACACAATATTTAACTTGAACAATGCCATGCCACAGATCAAGTCTCATTTCAGAGAAATAAATGTCCACTCTGATGTGAAGTACATCGATCCCACATACATGCTCCGCGCCGTGCGTGCCAACGCATCTGATGCCATCCTATGCACGGTTCTCGGTCAGAATGCTGTAAGACGACGTTTCTCCATCTGCCTCTCTCACGAGTTTTTGTGTTTTCTGTTTTCTGAGCGTTGGTCCCTGATGGAGCCTTGCAGGTTCATGGTGCCTTTGCAGGGTTCAGCGGGATCACAACCGGGATATGCAACACGCATAACGTGTACCTGCCGATACCGGAAGTTATCAAGACGCCAAGGCTTGTCGACCCAAATAGCAGGATGTGGCACAGGTGCTTGACATCCACAGGTCAACCTGACTTCTGTTGATCAGTTCACAGTTCTTGACAGCCAAATTTGTGAATGAACTTCTAATGCTAAAAGAACCGGTGGTGTACAGCATTGTCAATGTCTTAATTTGTTTTGTCTTCCATCAGAACGACATCGTATGCCCTGCATTTCCTGGCTGGTCCCGAGCTCAACTGCTACCGGATGAACAGTGATTCAATTCTAAAAATTCCCTTAGTACACAAATAAGATGTTCCAACTTCTTCTGAATTGGATGTACATAGATATGTTTTAGTGTGTTTGCTCACTCTTTCAGTACGTAAGTAGTCCATATTGGAATATATACTCCTAAGAAACATCTTATTTCTCATTGCAGTTCTGTCATCTGCAAAAAAAAAAGGTCATGGTATGTTCCCATTTTGCATGTACTGTGCCAGAACTTGTTTACATATTAGCTTTGTccgaagtcaaagtatctctactttgatcaAATTTATAGAAACATGTATCAACATCACAATGTCAAATtaatattgttagattcattacgaaaggtagtttcatgatatgtatatttggtattgtagatgttgatatttttcaatatatatttggtcaaactttgtaaagtttgacttgacccaaatctaatatgcggagtaaaaaggaccggagggagtacataaaACTGGAATAATTGcaaaaatgatcaaacatgtcTACCATTTGAGTACAGCCAGACATACATTTCCTCTAATGTCTTCTTGACCCAAATCTCATGCACAAAAGCTCAAAGAACCAAAGATGCCACCAGACGAATACAACTCAACTATCGCATGCGGTTGTGTACTGGGTCATCACATTACTCGAGTCAGGACACAGTTCATTGAAGAAACGTGTCATGGTTTAAGACACTAGTGGGAAATTGCCCGGGTATTAGGTTAGTGAGTCACTGACTCAAAATGGTAGAAATGGTGAAACGATGCTATGGAGAATTACGAATATGGGCTCGTACTAAGGCGTAGTTCAAACTGCAACTGTGAGCAAAGGAACTCTACATGCGCTCTGGCATCATCCTTCTATACCCTTTGTAAAATGGAGCCGTAGACCTGTTTGCAATGTGGTGCCCTACTGGTTTCGCGGTAGCTATCTACCTACTTGTGTAGCGCAAGGTGGACTTGATCAATCTGCAgtttcggtgatgagctccttgagTACGTGTTTTAGGCCATTCATCTTCTTACGGGCTCTCTGCGAGACATTTTCGTGGAAAAGGTTAGCATTTGATCAGTACGGCATCCCTGGGGTTTAGGAATGGTGTTTGCCTTACCTTCTGAACCTCAGAGATTTTGATTTCAGCGTCGTTGAGCTGAGAACCAACTGTTCTCTCAGCGTGTTGGAGGAGCTTCTTGTGTGATGCTTCTGTTGATGCAATCATAAAAGAACACCATGGTTAAGTGGTGGTAATTCAGGTGGCAAACGGTTAGGCAAATAGAGCATTTAAACAGATTTCTTCAAGTGTCTGTATGATGATTCATTCCACTTGCCTCTTATTATGACCGGCGTCACTTATAGCCGGAGGAGGTCCAATGGGCCCGTTTAgttaggggctttgcccaagttatcttatttttattaGCATCCACATTATATAAACAGTTGTAAGACACCCTTTGGAATTAAGCAATAAGACATATTCTATTGCCCGGCTCccagaggagccggaaccctaaccctagccgccgcctctccCGTCGCAACCGCTTCCCCCTCCGTGCGAGACGGCGCCCACGCGCCGGCGACCACGCCAGCTTCCCTCCTTTCCCTACAACCTTCGGCCACGACCCGGTAGGACCCTAGCTCCTACAGGCTCAGGTTCGGTCATGCCTTCCCCGCCGCCCTCCACAACTGTCCCGCtgccgaccaccaccaccaccccgatGGCCACCACGGCCGGCACCTCGCACTTGCCCGTGCCGGTCACCTCCGTCGCGGCGCTTCCCGCCGTCCTCACCccggaggagctcaccggcgtgATCCGCGTTCTCGCCACCGCTGTTCAGGGGATCCGCCTCTACCTGGCCGGTCCCTATCGCGCCAACAACCGACGGAAACGGGTACCCGGCGACGACCCCAGCACTGCTCCGTGCCGACGAGCCGTACAACCACGGCAGCCATACCCACACGTCGCCGCGCTTCGCCAAACTGGACTTCGCTACCTATGACGGCACCGAGGACCCCCTGAGCTGGCTCAACCAATGTGACCAGTTTTTCCGGGGGCAACGGACGCCCGTGTCGGACCGCACCTGGCTCGCTTCGTATCACCTCCGAGGCGCCGCACAGACGTGGTATTACGCTCTCGAGCAGAACGAGGGCGGCATGCCTCCATGGGAGCGTTTCCACGAGCTCGGCCTCCTACGCTTCGGGCCTTCGATCCAAAGGAGCCGGCTGGCGTAGCTTGGCCGCCTACCCTTCACCTCcacggtgcaggacttcgccgaccgcttccaggCCCTAGCGTGTCACGCGCCCGGCGTGACGACTCGCCAACgggccgagctcttcgtcggggGCCTCCCGGACCACATCCGTGTGGACGTCGAGATGCGCGGACTGCAGGACATTCAGACGGCCATGTACTATGCCCGCGCGTTCGAGCAGCGAGCGGTGGCTATGCAACAGGCGTTCCCGGCCCAGGCACCTCGCCCACCCCCTCAGTCGACTATGTCTGCACCCAGCCGGCCTGCCCAGCCGGCGACAAGGACTCCCACCACGGCAGCAACTCGCCCGTTCCGTCAGCTAACCCCGGCCAAACAACACGAGCGTCATCGACACGGGTTATGTTCAACGGCGATAAGCCCTACGTGTCAGGTCACGTCTGTCCGCGCCTCTTCTACCTAGAGGCAGACGACTATGTTGAGGAGGATACAGCTCCCTCCGAGCTTGCCGAGGCGGCGGCCCCGGCGTCAACCACCGCTCTCGTGGTCTCCCTCCATGCCCTTGCAGGCATACGAGCGGAAACAACGATGCTGCTGCCAGTGACGGTTAATGGGGAGCGCCTCTTAGCTTTCCTGGACACGGGCTCTACACACAACTTCCTGCCCGCGTCTACTATGCGTCGCCTAGCCCTCCAGCCGGCGGGCGGCGAGCAACTCCGAGTTACCGTGGCTAACGGTGACCGTCTCCGCTGCCACGGAATTGCGCAGCAGGTTCCcatcctcatcggcgacgagtcCTTCGCCATCACGTGCGTCGGCATCGACTTGGGCGActtcgacttcatcctcggcgtcGACTTCTTGCGGACGCTCGGACCCATCCTTTGGGACTTCGACGCACGGACCATGACTTTCTGGAGTCAGGGGCGCATGGTGCAGTGGAAGGGCGAGGGTGGCACTTCTCCAACAGTTCCCTCTTAGCTGTCGACCGCCATAGCCGACTCCAAGCTGCCCCTGTTGGCTCATCTCCTACAGCGGCATAGAGACCTTTCACCGGTGCTCCTTGTTCGCAAGCTCGAGGGCTCGTGGCGTTTCTGCCTCGATTACCGTGCTCTCACTGCCAAGACGACGAGGGTCAATTTTCCTATACCGGTCATGCAGGAGCTCCTGGACGAGCCaggtttttagggtttagggtttaggggcaCGCTTATTCCCTACACTCGACTTGCGTTCTGGCTACCAGATGCCTTTCGGTCCCTCCAATGCGTCGGCGACATTCCAGGCCTTGATGCACGACGTACTTCGAAGCAGCTCAACCCTCTGAAGGCCACTTGGGAGCAGCTCAAGGAGTTCCGCCAACATTTTCCAGacttccagctcgaggacgagctgtttgcgcacgcggggagagatgttatgaccagCGTCACTTATAGCCGGAGGAGGACCAATGGGCCCGTTTAGTTAggagcttagcccaagttatcttatttttattaGCATCAAGATTATATAAACAGTTGTAAGACACCATTTTGgaattaagcaataagatgtattctattgcccggctcccagaggagccggaaccctaaccctagccgccgcctctccCGTCACAGCCGCTTCCCCCTCCGTGCGAGGCGGCGCCCACACGCCAATGACCACGCCAGCTTCCCTCCTTTCCCTACAACCTCCGGCCACGACCCGGTAGGACCCTAGCTCCTGCCACCTCTTAACAATGATTACAGTGAGCTAAAACTATAATTACTACACTGGTGACTGTTTCTTCTAATCATGTGCCAATGGCGGTTAGGCAAtcatttattttcaattaaaaacatcTGATTTAACAACATTATTCACCAACAAACTTCAAACCTTACAATATTGTAATCTTATGTGCCTGGATCAGTTATATGACATAAAGTTCGCAATCTGTAATCAAAGGGCTCCAATGGTGATACTTCATAAGGCTCCGTTTTGACAAAGGTTAACATGATTCCTCATTTTTAGTAGTTCGTGCAGTATCGGTTTGTAATAAATAGTCCAGCGAGTAAATATTTCATTTGCATTTTGCAAGTGCAAGGTTTAAAGTTAAACTTACTTTGCTTATCAGCTACTCCCTTCAGTTCTGCATGATAggcttcaaattcctcaagagagTTCTTGCAACCAAGCAACTGCTGATTAACCTCCTCCTTAAACTTCTCATGAAGAACCCTTAACTGTTCTTGTTGCTCTGAAACCAGAAGGCGTAGGACCAGGTTATATCATTTGAGTAACTAGAGTTTATTCAAGAGAAACAACAGAAGACATGCAAGAAAACAAGGTAAAGTACAAGGATTCACAAAGGAATCTTGCCCCAAGTGTGCCTTACTAACCAAACAGGCGACTAACTTGGTCAAACCTACCTAACTTGTGGTGTGGCATGGTTAGCATACCAAACAAGAATAGGTTCTAAGCCTACATATATGCATACACAGTAAAAAGTCCAAAGAGTAGAAGATAATAAATAAGAAATAACCAAACCATATTGGATAGCTGCAGGCAGATTGAGTATTCATGGCACTGATTTTATGCTTCAGTATTCAGACAATGGAAGTGATTCAAGAACAAAATTTATATGTCTCTATATGAGTACTCTACTACTTATTGAAGTATAAGATTGTGCAAATTGCTCGAGCTGAATAATCCAAATAGGTTAAGTATGAGTGGCACAATGGATCAAAACACCAGTACATCATATCTTTATAGATACAGCTTTCAGAATGGATTCAGACTAATGGGTCTAATTATCATAAAACTCATGTTTCACAATAACAGACCACAAAATTAATTTCTGCAGTAACATAATATAAATTGTACCTTCAAATGTTGATTCTAGTCGCTTTCTTTTAGATTTTCCTGCATTGACCAGCTTATCCCTGAAAGTATAGTTGAATGTGTCAAAATAGCTGCACCTCTAATATATGTGATACTTCTATAACAAGCCTATATATATGATTAGGTGTGTATATGCAGAtaagatgtactccctccgttcctaaatataagtctttttagagatttcactagagaactacatacggagcaaaatgagtgaatctacactctaaaatatgtctatatacatccatatgtagtcttctagtggaacctctaaaaagacttatactccctccatcccaaaatttttgtcttacatttgtctagatatgaatgtatctagtcacgctttagtatttagatacatctatttctagacaaacgtaagacaagaattttgggacggaggggagtatttaggaacggagggagtagtttcttGGTAGCACCAGCAAAGATCTTACACGTCATCCTGCATCTGCACCTCAACTCCCTCGAGGTGCTGGCGTATTATCTCTCCGGTACCTGCCAGTATCTCAGAACttttgtttcttgtttcagaCTTGATCTTGGTTTGAAACCTTCCCAACACCACCAGCAACTGATCAAAAGCCCTGGTTACAATGAAGAAATGAAATTGGACCGGCCAACAATATAGGATATGTATT
This region includes:
- the LOC123400133 gene encoding ATP-dependent 6-phosphofructokinase 5, chloroplastic-like isoform X3 yields the protein MALASPVDYAGTFTSSQKHHSFVMPGCNGLRCSTIGFGNKSRAAGHLVVRAMSMDRPKLDFSNSNWKDQFQEDFDRRFSLPHLTDIIDVESRPTTFSLKSRAPLENVTGSSEESWNGYVNDDDRALLKVIKFASPTSAGADCIDPDCSWVEQWVHRAGPRKQIYFEPQCVKAGIVTCGGLCPGLNDVIRQIVLTLEKYGVKNIVGIQHGFRGFFEDHLAEVPLNRHVVQNINLAGGSFLGVSRGGASISDIVDSIQARRLDMLFVLGGNGTHAGADAIHDECRKRKLKVSIIGVPKTIDNDILLMDKTFGFDTAVEAAQRAINSAYIEAHSAFHGIGLVKLMGRSSGFITMHASLSSGQVDICLIPEVPFTLDGPNGVLRHLEHLIETKGFALMCVAEGAGQEYLQRSNATDASGNMVLGDIGAHLQQKIKSHFREINVHSDVKYIDPTYMLRAVRANASDAILCTVLGQNAVHGAFAGFSGITTGICNTHNVYLPIPEVIKTPRLVDPNSRMWHRCLTSTGQPDFC
- the LOC123400133 gene encoding ATP-dependent 6-phosphofructokinase 5, chloroplastic-like isoform X2 is translated as MALASPVDYAGTFTSSQKHHSFVMPGCNGLRCSTIGFGNKSRAAGHLVVRAMSMDRPKLDFSNSNWKDQFQEDFDRRFSLPHLTDIIDVESRPTTFSLKSRAPLENVTGSSEESWNGYVNDDDRALLKVIKFASPTSAGADCIDPDCSWVEQWVHRAGPRKQIYFEPQCVKAGIVTCGGLCPGLNDVIRQIVLTLEKYGVKNIVGIQHGFRGFFEDHLAEVPLNRHVVQNINLAGGSFLGVSRGGASISDIVDSIQARRLDMLFVLGGNGTHAGADAIHDECRKRKLKVSIIGVPKTIDNDILLMDKTFGFDTAVEAAQRAINSAYIEAHSAFHGIGLVKLMGRSSGFITMHASLSSGQVDICLIPEVPFTLDGPNGVLRHLEHLIETKGFALMCVAEGAGQEYLQRSNATDASGNMVLGDIGAHLQQKIKSHFREINVHSDVKYIDPTYMLRAVRANASDAILCTVLGQNAVHGAFAGFSGITTGICNTHNVYLPIPEVIKTPRLVDPNSRMWHRCLTSTERHRMPCISWLVPSSTATG
- the LOC123400133 gene encoding ATP-dependent 6-phosphofructokinase 5, chloroplastic-like isoform X1, producing the protein MALASPVDYAGTFTSSQKHHSFVMPGCNGLRCSTIGFGNKSRAAGHLVVRAMSMDRPKLDFSNSNWKDQFQEDFDRRFSLPHLTDIIDVESRPTTFSLKSRAPLENVTGSSEESWNGYVNDDDRALLKVIKFASPTSAGADCIDPDCSWVEQWVHRAGPRKQIYFEPQCVKAGIVTCGGLCPGLNDVIRQIVLTLEKYGVKNIVGIQHGFRGFFEDHLAEVPLNRHVVQNINLAGGSFLGVSRGGASISDIVDSIQARRLDMLFVLGGNGTHAGADAIHDECRKRKLKVSIIGVPKTIDNDILLMDKTFGFDTAVEAAQRAINSAYIEAHSAFHGIGLVKLMGRSSGFITMHASLSSGQVDICLIPEVPFTLDGPNGVLRHLEHLIETKGFALMCVAEGAGQEYLQRSNATDASGNMVLGDIGAHLQQKIKSHFREINVHSDVKYIDPTYMLRAVRANASDAILCTVLGQNAVHGAFAGFSGITTGICNTHNVYLPIPEVIKTPRLVDPNSRMWHRTTSYALHFLAGPELNCYRMNSDSILKIPLVHK